The Coffea eugenioides isolate CCC68of chromosome 8, Ceug_1.0, whole genome shotgun sequence genome has a segment encoding these proteins:
- the LOC113780771 gene encoding uncharacterized protein LOC113780771, with protein sequence MSQMTTKAAYAEATLLPVMNGQVLRKVVSDVSSEIDKLGKDLATIAKIDEVMKEECNCCGLQEESTQEYVLQIKDSYSGKFVCGLCSEAVKERLKGKQLAIEEAVGNHRSFCQEFNSTTRLNPKLSFTCTMREIAKWSHENRNTSPCLTKISRSSSCVPRLV encoded by the exons ATGAGTCAAATGACAACTAAAGCAGCTTATGCAGAAGCAACCCTCTTGCCTGTCATG AATGGGCAGGTCCTTCGGAAGGTGGTGTCCGATGTTTCAAGTGAAATAGATAAACTAGGAAAGGACTTGGCAACCATTGCCAAGATTGATGAGGTGATGAAAGAAGAATGCAACTGCTGTGGTCTCCAAGAAGAAAGCACCCAAGAATACGTCCTACAAATTAAAGATTCTTACTCGGGTAAATTTGTTTGTGGGCTTTGCTCGGAAGCTGTAAAGGAAAGGTTAAAGGGAAAACAACTAGCCATTGAAGAAGCTGTTGGCAATCACAGAAGTTTCTGTCAAGAGTTCAACTCTACCACCAGATTGAACCCTAAACTCTCCTTCACCTGTACTATGAGGGAAATAGCAAAGTGGAGCCACGAGAATAGGAACACTAGTCCATGTTTGACAAAGATTTCTAGGAGTTCTAGTTGTGTTCCTAGGCTTGTCTGA
- the LOC113781286 gene encoding protein FAR1-RELATED SEQUENCE 5-like isoform X1: protein MDLMAKCACGHVAVDVCDTGSGDSDSGEGNRRSGKENGMNIDTENNNRSKTAGAEPDTRTDDARDVSWVDLDKGLHELTENDVFHLKFDCDEEAGLFYETYAKLVGFNVRKVHTRRDENNKVRYRGWVCSREGFRENRINMWDRKRDPKPVSRIGCLAHFRVKYDKKSGKYVVTSFIKEHNHELAPPIVVPFLQPQKRARRVAVDVGFTKKDIEREWASSDIRDGDSRCVLTHSVLAYLSAKNDYDPGLFYKYDLDEENQLCSIFWADSKSRADYAFFGDVLVLNTKFRKNAYEKPFIILAGLNNHDQTTVFGCALLGGKTAETYVWLLETFLEATNHKAPVSVITDGDKAIEEAIQKTFPTSQHRICRWHLFKDAVSSAGDSSSFGPEFKKCMEENWNPEEFEVAWIKLVEKYGLQGHPWFEETYSRRTKWAEAYLREHFFAGLTSIRGHGMNTYFTRFLQVWHKLHEFVRHYDKALVCLREDEAKADSESESAYPAFCTILRDLERHAADVFTRSMFLKVREQIMGDAMLILSGKEYLKDDACWLYKFSEYMKPDAIWKVRYDPSNQSLKCSCFKLVTDGVPCCHMVSVMKAEHLREFPRCCIHKRWTKCARSEIDSGIDIQALNMATQVARFRILNSTCSEMNYYASQTIQGFNETRSLISKITSRVKHIYNSKGEVDETAPEVSLDADGSTTRSGMHDPKSTNSSGQCDATAVETPQPDDCSQRSHDQTTSQQLRLNHGLQTSEGTGTTDDGEGRTQNGEFSGAPSQPINLIWEDND from the exons ATGGATTTAATGGCTAAATGTGCATGTGGGCATGTTGCAGTAGACGTATGCGATACTGGTAGTGGTGATAGTGATTCTGGTGAGGGTAATAGGAGAAGTGGTAAAGAAAATGGGATGAACATAGACACCGAAAATAATAATAGAAGTAAAACTGCTGGTGCTGAACCGGACACCAGAACTGATGATGCTCGTGACGTGAGTTGGGTGGATTTGGATAAAGGCTTGCATGAGCTGACTGAAAATGACGTGTTTCACCTGAAATTTGACTGTGATGAAGAGGCAGGACTGTTTTATGAGACTTATGCCAAGCTTGTTGGGTTTAATGTTCGAAAGGTGCATACAAGACGTGATGAGAATAATAAGGTAAGATATAGGGGATGGGTTTGTTCAAGAGAAGGTTTTCGGGAGAACAGGATAAATATGTGGGACAGGAAACGAGATCCTAAACCTGTAAGCAGAATTGGCTGTCTTGCTCACTTTCGGGTCAAATATGATAAGAAATCAGGCAAATATGTTGTTACAAGTTTTATTAAAGAGCACAATCATGAGTTGGCACCTCCTATAGTTGTCCCCTTTCTGCAGCCACAAAAGCGTGCACGTAGAGTAGCTGTAGATGTTGGGTTTACTAAGAAAGATATAGAGCGTGAGTGGGCTAGCTCTGACATTCGTGATGGCGACAGTAGGTGTGTCTTAACTCACAGTGTCTTAGCTTACTTGAGTGCTAAGAACGACTATGATCCAGGGTTGTTTTATAAGTACGATCTTGATGAAGAAAATCAATTGTGTAGTATATTTTGGGCAGATTCAAAGTCTAGAGCAGATTATGCCTTCTTTGGTGATGTTTTGGTTTTGAACACTAAATTTAGAAAGAATGCTTACGAAAAACCTTTTATTATTCTTGCGGGTCTAAATAATCATGATCAGACAACCGTATTTGGTTGTGCACTATTGGGAGGCAAGACAGCTGAGACCTATGTATGGCTCCTTGAAACATTCTTGGAAGCCACGAATCACAAAGCACCTGTCTCAGTTATTACAGATGGTGACAAAGCTATAGAAGAAGCAATTCAGAAAACATTCCCCACATCTCAGCATCGTATATGTCGCTGGCACCTATTTAAGGATGCTGTTTCTAGTGCTGGTGACTCATCATCTTTTGGGCCTGAGTTCAAGAAGTGTATGGAGGAAAATTGGAATCCAGAAGAATTTGAGGTGGCTTGGATCAAATTGGTGGAGAAATATGGACTTCAAGGCCATCCATGGTTTGAAGAGACTTACTCCAGGCGTACAAAATGGGCAGAGGCTTACTTACGGGAGCATTTCTTTGCTGGTCTGACCAGTATTCGAGGCCATGGAATGAACACATATTTCACCCGGTTCCTGCAAGTTTGGCACAAGCTTCATGAATTTGTGAGGCACTATGACAAGGCTCTTGTTTGTCTTCGTGAAGATGAGGCAAAAGCAGATTCTGAGTCAGAAAGCGCGTATCCTGCTTTTTGTACAATTTTGAGGGATTTAGAGAGGCATGCTGCTGATGTCTTCACAAGAAGTATGTTTCTCAAAGTTCGTGAACAGATAATGGGCGATGCCATGCTAATTTTGAGTGGAAAAGAGTACCTCAAAGATGATGCCTGTTGGCTTTATAAATTTTCTGAATATATGAAACCTGACGCGATATGGAAGGTTCGATATGATCCAAGCAATCAAAGCTTGAAATGTTCCTGTTTCAAGTTAGTCACAGATGGAGTGCCTTGCTGTCATATGGTTTCTGTGATGAAAGCTGAACATCTGAGAGAATTTCCTAGATGTTGCATTCACAAAAGGTGGACCAAATGTGCAAGGAGTGAAATAGATTCTGGGATCGATATTCAAGCCTTAAATATGGCCACTCAAGTTGCACGTTTTCGAATTTTAAATTCTACCTGTAGTGAGATGAATTATTATGCTTCTCAGACAATTCAAGGTTTTAATGAAACACGGAGTCTCATTTCTAAGATCACGTCTCGTGTGAAGCATATTTACAATTCAAAGGGTGAAGTGGACGAAACAGCACCAGAAGTCAGCCTGGATGCTGATGGCTCAACCACAAGGTCTGGTATGCATGATCCCAAATCAACAAACTCCAGTGGGCAATGTGACGCTACTGCAGTGGAAACACCTCAACCTGACGATTGCAGCCAGCGCAG TCATGATCAGACTACATCCCAGCAGCTGCGTCTAAATCATGGCTTACAAACATCTGAAGGTACTGGTACAACAGATGATGGTGAGGGACGCACACAGAATGGAGAATTTTCTGGAGCGCCAAGCCAGCCCATAAACTTGATTTGGGAAGACAATGATTAG
- the LOC113781286 gene encoding protein FAR1-RELATED SEQUENCE 5-like isoform X2 → MNIDTENNNRSKTAGAEPDTRTDDARDVSWVDLDKGLHELTENDVFHLKFDCDEEAGLFYETYAKLVGFNVRKVHTRRDENNKVRYRGWVCSREGFRENRINMWDRKRDPKPVSRIGCLAHFRVKYDKKSGKYVVTSFIKEHNHELAPPIVVPFLQPQKRARRVAVDVGFTKKDIEREWASSDIRDGDSRCVLTHSVLAYLSAKNDYDPGLFYKYDLDEENQLCSIFWADSKSRADYAFFGDVLVLNTKFRKNAYEKPFIILAGLNNHDQTTVFGCALLGGKTAETYVWLLETFLEATNHKAPVSVITDGDKAIEEAIQKTFPTSQHRICRWHLFKDAVSSAGDSSSFGPEFKKCMEENWNPEEFEVAWIKLVEKYGLQGHPWFEETYSRRTKWAEAYLREHFFAGLTSIRGHGMNTYFTRFLQVWHKLHEFVRHYDKALVCLREDEAKADSESESAYPAFCTILRDLERHAADVFTRSMFLKVREQIMGDAMLILSGKEYLKDDACWLYKFSEYMKPDAIWKVRYDPSNQSLKCSCFKLVTDGVPCCHMVSVMKAEHLREFPRCCIHKRWTKCARSEIDSGIDIQALNMATQVARFRILNSTCSEMNYYASQTIQGFNETRSLISKITSRVKHIYNSKGEVDETAPEVSLDADGSTTRSGMHDPKSTNSSGQCDATAVETPQPDDCSQRSHDQTTSQQLRLNHGLQTSEGTGTTDDGEGRTQNGEFSGAPSQPINLIWEDND, encoded by the exons ATGAACATAGACACCGAAAATAATAATAGAAGTAAAACTGCTGGTGCTGAACCGGACACCAGAACTGATGATGCTCGTGACGTGAGTTGGGTGGATTTGGATAAAGGCTTGCATGAGCTGACTGAAAATGACGTGTTTCACCTGAAATTTGACTGTGATGAAGAGGCAGGACTGTTTTATGAGACTTATGCCAAGCTTGTTGGGTTTAATGTTCGAAAGGTGCATACAAGACGTGATGAGAATAATAAGGTAAGATATAGGGGATGGGTTTGTTCAAGAGAAGGTTTTCGGGAGAACAGGATAAATATGTGGGACAGGAAACGAGATCCTAAACCTGTAAGCAGAATTGGCTGTCTTGCTCACTTTCGGGTCAAATATGATAAGAAATCAGGCAAATATGTTGTTACAAGTTTTATTAAAGAGCACAATCATGAGTTGGCACCTCCTATAGTTGTCCCCTTTCTGCAGCCACAAAAGCGTGCACGTAGAGTAGCTGTAGATGTTGGGTTTACTAAGAAAGATATAGAGCGTGAGTGGGCTAGCTCTGACATTCGTGATGGCGACAGTAGGTGTGTCTTAACTCACAGTGTCTTAGCTTACTTGAGTGCTAAGAACGACTATGATCCAGGGTTGTTTTATAAGTACGATCTTGATGAAGAAAATCAATTGTGTAGTATATTTTGGGCAGATTCAAAGTCTAGAGCAGATTATGCCTTCTTTGGTGATGTTTTGGTTTTGAACACTAAATTTAGAAAGAATGCTTACGAAAAACCTTTTATTATTCTTGCGGGTCTAAATAATCATGATCAGACAACCGTATTTGGTTGTGCACTATTGGGAGGCAAGACAGCTGAGACCTATGTATGGCTCCTTGAAACATTCTTGGAAGCCACGAATCACAAAGCACCTGTCTCAGTTATTACAGATGGTGACAAAGCTATAGAAGAAGCAATTCAGAAAACATTCCCCACATCTCAGCATCGTATATGTCGCTGGCACCTATTTAAGGATGCTGTTTCTAGTGCTGGTGACTCATCATCTTTTGGGCCTGAGTTCAAGAAGTGTATGGAGGAAAATTGGAATCCAGAAGAATTTGAGGTGGCTTGGATCAAATTGGTGGAGAAATATGGACTTCAAGGCCATCCATGGTTTGAAGAGACTTACTCCAGGCGTACAAAATGGGCAGAGGCTTACTTACGGGAGCATTTCTTTGCTGGTCTGACCAGTATTCGAGGCCATGGAATGAACACATATTTCACCCGGTTCCTGCAAGTTTGGCACAAGCTTCATGAATTTGTGAGGCACTATGACAAGGCTCTTGTTTGTCTTCGTGAAGATGAGGCAAAAGCAGATTCTGAGTCAGAAAGCGCGTATCCTGCTTTTTGTACAATTTTGAGGGATTTAGAGAGGCATGCTGCTGATGTCTTCACAAGAAGTATGTTTCTCAAAGTTCGTGAACAGATAATGGGCGATGCCATGCTAATTTTGAGTGGAAAAGAGTACCTCAAAGATGATGCCTGTTGGCTTTATAAATTTTCTGAATATATGAAACCTGACGCGATATGGAAGGTTCGATATGATCCAAGCAATCAAAGCTTGAAATGTTCCTGTTTCAAGTTAGTCACAGATGGAGTGCCTTGCTGTCATATGGTTTCTGTGATGAAAGCTGAACATCTGAGAGAATTTCCTAGATGTTGCATTCACAAAAGGTGGACCAAATGTGCAAGGAGTGAAATAGATTCTGGGATCGATATTCAAGCCTTAAATATGGCCACTCAAGTTGCACGTTTTCGAATTTTAAATTCTACCTGTAGTGAGATGAATTATTATGCTTCTCAGACAATTCAAGGTTTTAATGAAACACGGAGTCTCATTTCTAAGATCACGTCTCGTGTGAAGCATATTTACAATTCAAAGGGTGAAGTGGACGAAACAGCACCAGAAGTCAGCCTGGATGCTGATGGCTCAACCACAAGGTCTGGTATGCATGATCCCAAATCAACAAACTCCAGTGGGCAATGTGACGCTACTGCAGTGGAAACACCTCAACCTGACGATTGCAGCCAGCGCAG TCATGATCAGACTACATCCCAGCAGCTGCGTCTAAATCATGGCTTACAAACATCTGAAGGTACTGGTACAACAGATGATGGTGAGGGACGCACACAGAATGGAGAATTTTCTGGAGCGCCAAGCCAGCCCATAAACTTGATTTGGGAAGACAATGATTAG